A region from the Thermoplasmatales archaeon genome encodes:
- a CDS encoding transcriptional regulator SlyA — protein sequence MIAFSNSNRRTKMSKSGENSSILVWRTMKDVWKLWYRQAERNLSLVGLNNMEYNVLRILSENNALSMVQLANLSMVTQGWITSMVDKLEERKLLERSRSTDDRRIIMIQITNAGKRLMSRAQQAHVKFLEESIKGLNESEISDLLGLLEKLKASLVERPEKTEELSQSH from the coding sequence ATGATTGCATTTAGTAACAGCAACAGGAGAACAAAAATGTCAAAATCTGGAGAAAACTCATCCATCTTGGTCTGGAGGACAATGAAAGACGTATGGAAACTGTGGTACAGGCAGGCCGAGAGAAATCTTTCTCTAGTTGGGCTCAATAATATGGAATACAACGTACTCAGGATACTTTCCGAGAATAATGCCCTCTCCATGGTACAACTGGCTAACCTGTCGATGGTAACCCAGGGATGGATAACCAGTATGGTTGACAAACTTGAGGAACGGAAATTGCTTGAAAGATCCAGGAGCACTGATGATAGGCGTATCATAATGATTCAAATAACAAATGCCGGTAAGAGGCTGATGTCACGTGCGCAACAAGCTCACGTGAAGTTCCTGGAAGAGTCAATTAAGGGGTTGAATGAGTCTGAAATTTCAGATTTGCTTGGCTTACTCGAAAAACTTAAAGCATCTCTGGTTGAAAGACCAGAAAAAACAGAAGAGTTGTCTCAAAGCCATTGA
- a CDS encoding transport protein gives MIIIVWIIIMVAAIPALMGYSSLISYSNTGPSNSSTESAMASSILKNVSSSNQSLIILVQGDPYSSGVANISLGLQSTLSASSINNFTGSDSPFSSYSNYINSIALADKADIVDTNTNLTIASTRIFGFPQAFFLNWSEYGFTRSNITHSAQIAGYNNSQYERSFLNSLNETMANTSSLTYSSALSAVSNAVNSSVSSLYGQNVYILAVAKYLTVLNFTENPAFITASIISQYSGTSVSTEMVNSILVSLNPGEYYLKNYGLSGIPKFLASNYISPDSKYFIIDVNFNSPSSYLDKNGSSPSQSATPFVSAVAKQFFGSNASVTGLGAISYQTQQVTSSSGFAFALIFVVLAIAVFITLVSYKASILSLVMVSIATALGYISIYITGTLFHPVNYVVNYTLTAVILGVSTDYLVFILSRFRQELREGKDQESALEIAVSRAGKAVLISGITVSASLLMFAVFPGFRTWGIVLSLAIILTVIMEVTLLPAIMKFLGPKIFMKSGMKPLSTGYHQNSLFYRTTKAATKHKLAVVGIILILAAPAVYTVLTAQTTYNFDTGLPQGLSSVKALNQIDSSFGSNKLYPIDIIVTLGTNSSGKLTAGDLSSLQKAASIINSTEGIQGAAGPYFNNLTSAAQFTSFIVDNGKYAYFIAYSSYTPYSQHAINSVNALRSNPSLIVGGLTSQVIDQKNQNSVTYTELGILIVAVISLVLFISFRSIKYSIISVSGSLISISWTATIVYFISGYFLHQSLIYLIPIILFVILMSLGNDYTVFIISRVREELSSGGDLNEGISRGMVGSGKVVTSLGLILAASLGVLALIPSGFLEQLGIAFIISLVLDTFVIRVFYFPAMVSLMFGKKSIDKNRLKFKS, from the coding sequence ATGATAATAATAGTCTGGATAATTATAATGGTCGCAGCAATCCCAGCGTTAATGGGGTACTCCTCATTGATATCCTATTCAAACACGGGCCCATCTAACAGCTCAACAGAATCTGCAATGGCGAGCAGTATCTTGAAAAATGTGTCCTCATCAAACCAGAGCCTCATTATACTCGTTCAAGGAGACCCTTACAGTTCTGGAGTAGCCAATATTTCACTTGGTCTACAATCGACGCTTTCGGCAAGCAGTATCAATAATTTTACCGGAAGTGATTCTCCGTTCAGTTCTTACTCAAATTACATCAATTCGATTGCTTTGGCGGATAAGGCAGATATAGTTGACACCAATACTAATCTCACCATCGCATCTACAAGGATTTTCGGATTTCCTCAGGCCTTCTTTCTCAACTGGAGCGAATATGGATTTACCCGATCAAACATAACGCATTCAGCCCAGATCGCAGGATACAATAATTCTCAGTATGAGCGGTCGTTCCTTAATAGCCTAAATGAAACCATGGCAAATACCAGTTCCCTGACGTATTCCTCTGCACTCTCTGCTGTTAGTAATGCAGTAAATTCTTCAGTTTCCAGCCTTTATGGACAGAATGTCTATATTTTAGCTGTTGCAAAGTATCTAACGGTTCTTAACTTCACTGAAAATCCTGCATTTATTACTGCAAGCATAATTAGTCAATACTCTGGAACAAGTGTTTCGACGGAAATGGTCAATTCCATATTGGTATCATTAAATCCGGGGGAGTACTATTTGAAAAATTACGGACTTTCTGGTATACCGAAATTCCTGGCAAGCAATTACATAAGTCCGGATAGTAAGTACTTCATCATTGATGTGAATTTCAATTCACCCTCGTCGTACCTTGATAAAAATGGAAGCTCCCCCTCACAATCAGCTACACCGTTTGTGTCTGCAGTAGCTAAACAGTTCTTTGGGAGTAATGCATCAGTAACAGGACTTGGAGCGATATCATACCAGACTCAACAGGTTACAAGCTCATCAGGTTTTGCATTTGCATTGATATTTGTGGTTCTTGCTATTGCTGTTTTTATCACCTTGGTGTCTTATAAGGCATCAATTCTCAGTTTAGTAATGGTATCAATAGCCACTGCACTGGGATATATTTCTATATATATCACCGGAACCCTTTTCCACCCGGTAAACTATGTGGTGAATTATACGCTCACTGCCGTGATCCTTGGTGTTTCAACTGACTATCTTGTTTTCATTCTTTCAAGATTCAGACAGGAGTTGAGGGAGGGAAAGGATCAGGAATCTGCGCTTGAAATCGCTGTTTCACGTGCTGGAAAGGCAGTCCTGATCAGCGGAATTACGGTATCTGCCAGCCTCTTGATGTTTGCAGTATTTCCAGGGTTCAGAACATGGGGGATTGTACTTTCACTGGCAATAATACTGACAGTGATTATGGAAGTCACCCTTCTTCCGGCCATTATGAAGTTCCTCGGTCCAAAAATATTCATGAAATCAGGAATGAAACCACTTTCTACCGGGTATCACCAGAACTCATTATTCTACAGGACAACCAAGGCAGCCACAAAGCACAAACTTGCCGTTGTTGGCATCATACTAATTCTTGCAGCTCCAGCAGTATACACGGTCCTGACGGCTCAGACCACCTATAATTTTGACACGGGTCTCCCCCAGGGATTATCAAGTGTGAAAGCTCTTAATCAGATAGACAGCAGCTTTGGGTCCAACAAGCTGTATCCAATTGATATTATTGTTACTCTCGGCACTAATTCGTCAGGAAAACTTACAGCCGGAGATTTATCCAGTTTACAAAAAGCAGCCTCGATTATCAATTCAACTGAGGGTATTCAGGGTGCCGCAGGACCTTATTTCAATAACCTGACTTCAGCCGCGCAATTTACATCTTTCATAGTTGATAACGGGAAGTACGCTTATTTCATCGCTTACTCTTCTTACACACCTTACAGTCAACATGCCATAAATAGCGTTAACGCCTTAAGATCCAACCCTTCTTTGATTGTTGGAGGACTTACATCTCAGGTTATAGACCAGAAGAACCAGAACTCTGTTACCTATACCGAGCTTGGAATTCTCATAGTTGCAGTGATATCGCTGGTTCTGTTTATATCGTTCAGGTCAATAAAATACTCGATTATTTCGGTTAGTGGTTCATTGATAAGTATAAGCTGGACTGCAACAATCGTTTACTTCATATCCGGGTATTTCCTGCATCAGTCTCTGATCTACCTTATTCCCATCATTCTTTTCGTAATATTGATGTCGCTCGGGAACGATTACACCGTCTTCATAATATCAAGGGTCAGAGAGGAACTTAGCTCCGGGGGAGATTTGAATGAAGGAATATCAAGAGGGATGGTAGGGTCCGGGAAAGTTGTTACGTCGCTAGGTCTTATTCTGGCAGCATCACTAGGGGTTCTGGCACTTATTCCATCCGGATTTCTAGAGCAATTGGGCATTGCGTTCATAATTTCGCTGGTACTGGATACGTTCGTGATCAGGGTTTTCTATTTCCCGGCAATGGTGAGCCTGATGTTTGGGAAGAAGAGTATTGATAAGAACCGATTAAAATTTAAAAGTTAA
- a CDS encoding putative HTH-type transcriptional regulator, whose protein sequence is MDNVDKKIIFYLIKNARTPMKEISERIGISAQVLNYRVARLQESGVIRKFSIHVNPQIMGLISGFAAFRNSNYESKHVVSKFKCLEEITIYEFNGKDRDQILEFISDATQKLGEPFMRYIPETRDLRMSIGKFDLDVIRILKENPRMPVQAIAERMDTKPAIVRKRLNMMEKNKVITAVAEIDLTKTDSTILSIISSSIENLFPYFRDNIIFYISDKGNGIIIGYSDDLKKARNTIEKLKETDPSSQVMVVYEYEFN, encoded by the coding sequence ATGGATAATGTCGATAAAAAAATCATATTTTATTTGATTAAGAACGCACGTACACCCATGAAGGAAATCTCAGAAAGAATTGGCATTTCGGCCCAGGTCCTGAACTATCGGGTCGCTCGGCTCCAAGAATCAGGCGTCATAAGGAAGTTCTCAATTCATGTCAATCCGCAGATAATGGGGTTAATCAGCGGATTCGCTGCTTTCAGGAATTCAAACTATGAATCGAAACACGTGGTTTCAAAGTTCAAGTGCCTAGAGGAAATCACAATATACGAATTTAATGGAAAGGACCGGGACCAGATTTTAGAGTTCATAAGCGACGCCACACAGAAGCTCGGAGAACCGTTCATGAGGTACATTCCTGAGACACGAGATCTTAGAATGTCCATTGGAAAATTCGATCTCGACGTCATAAGAATCTTGAAAGAGAATCCCAGGATGCCAGTACAGGCTATTGCAGAAAGAATGGACACAAAACCAGCCATAGTAAGAAAACGGTTGAACATGATGGAAAAAAACAAAGTAATTACCGCAGTTGCAGAAATTGATCTGACCAAAACTGACTCAACTATACTTTCAATAATATCCAGCAGCATTGAGAACCTTTTTCCATATTTCAGGGATAACATAATATTCTACATATCAGATAAAGGGAATGGAATTATCATTGGTTACTCGGATGATCTGAAAAAAGCCAGGAATACTATTGAAAAGCTGAAAGAAACTGATCCGTCAAGCCAGGTTATGGTTGTCTATGAATACGAGTTTAATTGA
- a CDS encoding acetoin dehydrogenase E2 subunit dihydrolipoyllysine-residue acetyltransferase — MSNFVLVPGAWLGAWVWKKVIRPLESKGNEVYPITLTGMGERSHLISKDVGIETAIQDVLNVIKYNDLDDVILVGHSFAGKVVAPVGDRIPEKVRSILYLDATRPERIRTPQGSFDPAAEFGKPPSGSLGIQFNENILNNIGPDVQGPERDWMLTKATPWPLRHSTDPIVLSKNFDSIKSNYIFCSRTGDPVDEIIEGKWGELYGPYWVMDTGHWPMVTRPEELAKNMIALAGK; from the coding sequence TTGTCAAATTTTGTACTCGTTCCCGGTGCATGGTTAGGTGCATGGGTCTGGAAGAAAGTAATTCGACCGCTGGAAAGCAAGGGAAATGAAGTTTATCCCATAACGCTCACGGGCATGGGAGAAAGATCACATCTCATTTCCAAGGATGTGGGAATTGAAACTGCAATACAGGACGTCCTAAATGTCATAAAATACAATGATCTCGATGATGTTATACTCGTAGGACACAGTTTTGCGGGAAAGGTGGTAGCACCTGTTGGTGATCGCATTCCTGAAAAGGTTAGGTCCATACTGTACCTGGATGCCACAAGACCTGAGAGGATTAGAACACCCCAGGGGAGTTTTGATCCTGCAGCTGAATTTGGGAAACCTCCCAGTGGGAGCCTTGGAATTCAATTCAATGAAAATATTCTAAATAATATCGGGCCTGACGTTCAGGGTCCTGAAAGAGACTGGATGCTAACAAAAGCCACTCCGTGGCCATTGAGACATTCCACAGACCCTATAGTCCTATCAAAGAACTTTGACTCGATCAAGAGCAATTACATATTTTGCAGCAGAACCGGTGACCCTGTAGACGAAATCATTGAAGGTAAGTGGGGAGAGCTTTATGGACCCTATTGGGTAATGGACACTGGGCACTGGCCGATGGTGACCAGACCAGAAGAACTGGCTAAAAACATGATTGCCCTGGCCGGCAAATAG
- the ala_2 gene encoding Alanine dehydrogenase encodes MIYLTEKEVQENLEMKDLIPALKSFIADYGRGDAFSSPRNRIITGTHILNTMPASAPKYNVAGLKSYISSRNGFRAVVNVFKIDPPELIAIIDANILGQMRTGALPAMVSSVILKQRSINFGLFGSGFQAQTQLKGMAFAFEIGKVFVYSQHLERSRAFAQRFSAELGLDVVSVDNPAEALRNSDVISTITTSRTPLFSSAMLPDHYHINLAGGNLPNRSEVGPDVINASSSVIVEHIDQAFLESGEIIGSGLNRSDLRLVDMGKFVSNPGEYSLGNRTIFKTMGLGIEDLCAAYVVLKKVGEI; translated from the coding sequence ATGATATACTTAACAGAAAAAGAGGTTCAAGAGAACCTTGAGATGAAGGACCTCATCCCTGCCCTAAAGAGTTTTATAGCAGATTATGGGAGAGGAGATGCTTTTTCCAGCCCCAGGAACAGGATCATAACCGGCACCCACATATTGAATACAATGCCTGCGAGTGCACCAAAATACAATGTCGCAGGGTTGAAATCTTATATATCGTCCAGAAACGGGTTCAGGGCAGTTGTCAATGTTTTCAAGATAGACCCTCCGGAACTAATCGCAATAATTGACGCAAATATATTGGGGCAGATGCGTACTGGAGCACTCCCAGCTATGGTCTCGTCAGTGATCCTGAAACAGAGGAGCATTAATTTCGGGCTCTTTGGATCTGGATTTCAGGCACAAACTCAACTCAAAGGGATGGCATTTGCATTTGAAATTGGAAAAGTGTTTGTATACTCACAGCACCTTGAAAGGTCCAGGGCTTTCGCACAGAGGTTCTCTGCGGAGCTTGGGCTGGATGTTGTCAGCGTCGACAACCCTGCAGAAGCCTTGCGCAATTCTGATGTAATTTCCACCATAACCACTTCAAGAACCCCACTTTTCAGCTCTGCAATGCTTCCCGATCATTACCATATAAACCTTGCAGGAGGGAACCTGCCGAACCGTTCTGAGGTTGGACCAGACGTAATCAATGCTAGCAGCTCTGTCATAGTTGAACACATTGACCAGGCTTTTCTTGAATCCGGGGAAATAATTGGCTCCGGCTTAAATAGAAGTGATCTCAGGCTTGTGGACATGGGGAAGTTTGTTTCTAATCCGGGAGAGTACAGTCTGGGCAACAGGACAATATTCAAGACCATGGGGTTAGGGATAGAGGACCTGTGCGCTGCCTATGTTGTCCTGAAAAAAGTCGGAGAGATCTGA
- a CDS encoding putative deoxyhypusine synthase yields the protein MEKNDLLKDVVRDMHLSMNSTLRDVIDQFSESGGFTSAKIFTAYSILKKMFTEDNTTFLSFPADIISTGTRGIINDLVKRKMVDVIITTTGTLDHDVARTFGKYYSGTFDFSDRKLAELGINRLGNVFVPDESYGELIEEKIQFILNDLYEEKKEWSGSELLKRIGLKIEDESSILYNAARNNIPVFVPGMTDGSVGSQFWSFYETHRDFKINLLEDEHLLSDVVFDAKKTGALMLGGGISKHHTIWWNQFRGGLDSAVYVTTAQEYDGSLSGAKLEEAISWRKIREDAEFVNLYGDITVILPILIGSLLD from the coding sequence ATGGAAAAGAATGACCTTCTTAAGGACGTTGTAAGGGACATGCACCTATCCATGAATTCAACCTTAAGGGATGTGATTGACCAGTTCTCCGAGTCAGGAGGCTTCACTTCTGCAAAGATATTCACAGCTTATTCCATTCTGAAAAAAATGTTCACCGAGGATAACACGACATTCCTTTCATTCCCGGCAGACATAATTTCTACTGGCACCAGGGGGATAATAAATGATCTTGTGAAGAGAAAAATGGTCGATGTCATCATAACTACAACCGGAACCCTGGATCACGATGTCGCGAGGACATTTGGCAAATACTATTCCGGCACGTTTGACTTCAGCGATCGAAAGCTTGCAGAACTCGGAATCAACAGGCTAGGAAATGTTTTTGTTCCAGACGAGAGTTATGGCGAACTCATAGAGGAGAAAATTCAGTTTATTCTTAATGACTTATATGAAGAGAAGAAAGAGTGGAGCGGATCTGAGTTACTTAAGCGCATCGGCCTGAAGATTGAAGACGAATCCTCAATTCTCTATAACGCTGCCAGGAACAATATACCCGTTTTTGTTCCGGGAATGACTGATGGATCGGTAGGATCACAGTTCTGGTCCTTTTACGAAACCCACAGGGATTTCAAGATAAACCTGCTTGAGGACGAGCACCTGCTTTCAGATGTTGTATTTGATGCAAAAAAGACAGGCGCCCTAATGCTCGGCGGCGGCATATCAAAGCACCACACTATCTGGTGGAACCAGTTTCGCGGTGGCCTGGATTCTGCAGTATACGTAACGACAGCCCAGGAATACGACGGATCACTCTCAGGGGCAAAACTAGAGGAAGCAATCTCCTGGAGAAAAATCAGGGAAGACGCTGAATTTGTAAACCTGTATGGAGACATAACTGTTATCCTTCCAATCCTTATCGGTTCGCTGCTTGACTGA
- a CDS encoding putative integral membrane protein, whose product MNVLDAAILWIHLFSAIIFIGGSFFIWLVLWPSSFDFNLDEKERTRVIGKVAKRFAWFTHITLIVLVITGLYNVTWYLPNISDLFTTPAGQLLTIKAITVLAMIVIMYGNNIYHGRKIVRLASEGKLDEVKKIRKLTHKISTLTLALMILITIEAVGLQFFS is encoded by the coding sequence ATGAATGTACTGGACGCAGCGATCCTCTGGATCCATCTTTTCTCAGCTATCATCTTCATCGGTGGCTCTTTTTTTATATGGCTCGTCCTGTGGCCCTCCTCTTTCGATTTCAATCTAGACGAGAAAGAAAGAACCAGGGTCATAGGGAAAGTCGCAAAGCGTTTTGCGTGGTTCACGCACATAACTCTCATAGTACTTGTTATTACGGGTTTGTACAACGTAACGTGGTATTTACCCAACATTTCCGATCTATTTACCACTCCGGCAGGACAGTTGCTGACAATCAAGGCCATTACCGTGCTTGCAATGATTGTGATAATGTACGGAAACAACATATATCATGGCCGAAAGATTGTCAGGCTCGCATCTGAAGGGAAGTTGGACGAAGTAAAGAAAATCAGAAAATTAACCCACAAAATTTCAACGCTTACGCTTGCACTCATGATATTAATAACAATTGAAGCCGTTGGGCTCCAATTCTTTAGTTAG
- the rps7_1 gene encoding 30S ribosomal protein S7: MEIKLLGQYDINEIQIHDQGLSKYINLTSNLNLHTGGRFSNYFAGKRNVNTVERLLNKLMRTEKWTGKKYSAYRILSEAFAKIADKTKQNPVQILINAIENSAPREEVTRLKYGGIAVPKAVDVSPSRRVDVSLRNIAIGATNASFKHKKAIEDCLADEIMLAAKNDASSFSVSKKEEIERVAASAR, translated from the coding sequence ATGGAAATAAAATTACTCGGGCAGTATGATATCAATGAAATCCAGATTCACGACCAGGGCCTTTCCAAATATATCAACCTAACCTCAAACCTGAACCTGCACACGGGCGGGAGATTTTCAAATTACTTTGCCGGCAAGAGGAATGTAAACACGGTAGAGCGGCTTCTTAACAAGCTCATGCGCACAGAAAAGTGGACTGGAAAGAAATACAGCGCATACCGCATCCTGTCGGAGGCATTCGCAAAAATTGCAGATAAGACCAAGCAGAACCCTGTACAGATACTCATCAATGCCATAGAGAACTCAGCCCCGCGAGAGGAAGTAACAAGACTGAAATATGGCGGAATTGCAGTTCCCAAAGCTGTAGATGTCTCACCTTCCAGAAGAGTGGATGTTTCGCTCAGAAACATTGCAATAGGCGCCACAAATGCATCATTCAAGCATAAGAAGGCAATTGAGGACTGCCTCGCGGACGAGATAATGCTGGCCGCCAAGAACGATGCCAGTTCCTTCTCGGTGAGCAAGAAGGAAGAGATAGAGAGAGTAGCGGCTTCTGCCAGGTAA
- a CDS encoding 30S ribosomal protein S12 produces the protein MANGENAGSKLVSQRNKYRWSDRDYKRRVLQLKKKSDPLEGAPSAKGIVIEKVGIEAKQPNSAIRKCVKLQLIKNGRQITAFAPGDGAINYIDEHDEVVVEGIRGRMGRSKGDIPGVRYKVVKVNGISLHELVKGRKEKTVR, from the coding sequence TTGGCAAATGGAGAGAATGCAGGATCAAAGCTAGTTTCGCAAAGAAACAAATACAGGTGGTCTGACCGTGACTACAAGAGGAGAGTTCTACAGCTTAAGAAAAAGAGCGACCCGCTGGAGGGTGCACCCTCTGCCAAGGGAATTGTAATAGAGAAAGTTGGTATTGAGGCAAAACAGCCAAACTCAGCCATAAGGAAGTGTGTGAAGCTTCAGCTCATAAAAAACGGCAGGCAAATAACGGCTTTTGCGCCTGGTGACGGCGCCATAAATTACATTGATGAACACGATGAGGTCGTCGTGGAAGGCATCAGGGGAAGAATGGGAAGAAGCAAGGGAGATATCCCTGGAGTCAGATACAAGGTCGTAAAGGTAAACGGCATATCGCTTCATGAACTTGTGAAGGGAAGAAAGGAGAAGACGGTGAGATAA
- a CDS encoding hypothetical protein (Ferrous iron transport protein B homolog), producing MKRIKIGLVGKPNVGKSTIFSAITKTQAEIGNYPFTTVKPNLGVTFIEHGCPEVELGHKCNPKEGTCINGIRMIPVEIIDVPGLIPGASEGKGMGNEFLDNIRDVDAIIHVYDASGKTTADGNASTERMDPSDEISFINEELVNWIASRLSRDWEKFARKADSTGERIESRLMPKVGAFGLKEKDIETILLKEVFPAKLSIWKEEDFVSFAAAIFRYIKPIVHLGNKADEVLPSEMQGLSGIAENNFLVSGLYEMAISRALSSGMIGSADTPIAINPDLNEARKDALRRINAFFAIPGVSRIGSIVSSIVYNLLRYIVVFPVYDEGKWCDREGNILPDAFLMHEGSNALDLAFSVHTEIGEGFIRAINGRTKMVVSKDYPLKDNDVIKIVTRRV from the coding sequence ATGAAGAGAATAAAGATAGGACTTGTGGGCAAACCGAACGTAGGCAAATCCACAATTTTTTCCGCAATAACCAAAACACAGGCAGAGATAGGAAATTACCCCTTTACTACCGTAAAACCTAATCTAGGGGTAACGTTCATAGAGCATGGGTGCCCCGAAGTTGAACTGGGGCACAAATGCAACCCGAAAGAAGGCACATGCATAAACGGAATACGCATGATACCTGTTGAGATCATAGACGTACCAGGGTTGATCCCGGGCGCGAGCGAGGGAAAAGGCATGGGAAATGAATTCCTCGACAACATCAGGGACGTTGACGCCATAATCCATGTCTATGATGCGTCTGGAAAAACCACCGCAGACGGAAACGCTTCCACAGAGCGTATGGATCCCTCGGATGAGATTTCATTCATAAATGAGGAGCTCGTCAATTGGATTGCATCGCGGTTATCAAGGGATTGGGAGAAATTTGCAAGGAAGGCTGACAGTACAGGAGAACGCATTGAATCCAGGTTGATGCCAAAGGTCGGAGCGTTTGGCCTGAAAGAAAAGGACATAGAGACAATACTCCTCAAGGAAGTCTTTCCCGCAAAGCTATCCATCTGGAAGGAGGAGGATTTTGTATCGTTTGCAGCTGCAATTTTCCGCTACATCAAGCCAATTGTCCATCTGGGCAATAAAGCAGACGAAGTTCTCCCCAGCGAAATGCAGGGATTGTCCGGCATAGCTGAAAACAATTTCCTTGTATCAGGCTTGTATGAAATGGCCATATCCAGGGCGCTTTCGTCTGGAATGATAGGGTCAGCGGATACACCAATAGCCATTAACCCGGACCTGAATGAAGCCCGGAAAGATGCGCTCCGGAGAATTAATGCATTTTTTGCCATCCCGGGCGTATCAAGAATAGGGAGTATTGTATCGTCAATTGTTTACAACCTGCTTCGATACATAGTGGTTTTCCCGGTTTACGATGAGGGAAAATGGTGTGACAGGGAAGGAAATATTCTTCCAGATGCTTTCCTGATGCACGAAGGATCAAATGCGCTGGATCTTGCGTTCAGCGTACACACCGAAATAGGCGAGGGTTTCATCCGTGCCATAAACGGCAGAACAAAAATGGTTGTATCAAAGGATTATCCGCTGAAGGACAACGATGTTATCAAGATAGTTACCAGAAGAGTGTAG